One stretch of Streptomyces peucetius DNA includes these proteins:
- a CDS encoding PadR family transcriptional regulator, translated as MSIGHTLLGLLESGPRHGYDLKRAFDERFGQDRPLHYGQVYSTMSRLLKNGLVEVDGMEAGGGPERKRYAITEAGITDVSQWLAQPEKPEPYLQSTLYTKVVLALLTGRAAAGILDSQRAEHLRLMRVLTDRKRRGDLADQLICDHALFHLEADLRWLELTAARLDQLAAEVRP; from the coding sequence ATGTCCATCGGTCACACCCTCCTGGGCCTCCTCGAATCCGGTCCCCGCCACGGCTACGACCTCAAGCGCGCGTTCGACGAGAGATTCGGGCAGGACCGTCCGCTCCACTACGGGCAGGTCTACTCGACCATGTCCCGCCTCCTCAAGAACGGTCTCGTCGAGGTCGACGGCATGGAGGCCGGCGGCGGCCCGGAGCGGAAGCGGTACGCCATCACCGAGGCCGGGATCACCGACGTCTCCCAGTGGCTCGCGCAGCCCGAGAAGCCGGAGCCGTACCTCCAGTCGACCCTCTACACGAAGGTCGTCCTCGCGCTGCTCACCGGCCGCGCCGCCGCCGGCATCCTCGACAGCCAGCGCGCGGAGCATCTGCGTCTGATGCGCGTCCTCACCGACCGCAAGCGCCGCGGAGACCTCGCCGACCAGCTCATCTGCGACCACGCCCTGTTCCACCTCGAAGCCGATCTGCGCTGGCTGGAACTGACCGCCGCCAGGCTCGACCAGCTCGCCGCGGAGGTCCGCCCGTGA
- a CDS encoding FtsX-like permease family protein: MSATLGESREARRTSSRETRRTAAGPPPRRGPAARLRDLAMGIRFGTSGGREGWTRNSLTAVGVGLGVTLLLIAASVPQMTVGRDVRSAARTATALVSGESAARSDRTVVVADAATDYRGETVGGQIMRPDGAHPVLPPGLDRAPGPGEMYVSPALADLLASPEGRLLKERLPHRTVGLITEAGLLDPGELRYYAGSSTLTTETGGLRTDGYGAGHGGRPMSPVLVVVIVLACVVLLVPVAVFIATAFRFGGELRDRRLAALRLVGADARTTRWIAAGEALFGSALGLAAGIGIFALARRLAGSVRVWDLSAFPSDVVPVPLLAALILLAVPVVAVAVTLFAMRALMVEPLGVVRRSAPWRRRLWWRLLMLPVGIGVLMATGTVGETTEVVEPWPIAAGTLLVLFSLTALLPWLVETAVRRLHGGPVAWQLAVRRLQLSSGPAVRAVSGITVAVAGAIALQMVFAGVHDDFNRVTGLHASRAQMRVTAEFPSVELADGMTHALRGTPGVRSVFVVVEAYVTSPEPVADDDIRPTTGLTVADCATLRELAEIGSCADGDTFVAHHAGNQPPNSWIDRTARKGKPVDLAGGSSRDGSGPLPWTLPEGSPTVMLRSDPMVGDYFGILATPGALDAATIPRAWTTASVRIDESVRDVRESVRNTVARLDPAARVATSQRIERDRQYESLRSGLLAAATATMGLIAASMAVALIEQLRERRRLLSVLVAFGTPRSTLAWSILWQTAVTVVLGTAVAIAGGVGLGAAMLRMIGKQVTHWGAFVPVAAMGAGLILVVTLLSLPALWRLMRPEGLRTE, translated from the coding sequence ATGAGCGCGACGCTCGGCGAGTCCCGAGAAGCCCGCAGGACGTCGTCCCGGGAGACCCGCCGGACGGCGGCGGGGCCGCCACCGCGCCGCGGCCCTGCCGCCCGGCTGCGTGACCTGGCCATGGGCATCCGGTTCGGTACGTCCGGCGGCCGCGAGGGCTGGACGCGGAACTCGCTGACCGCCGTCGGCGTGGGGCTCGGCGTAACCCTGCTGCTCATCGCCGCGTCCGTGCCGCAGATGACGGTGGGCCGGGACGTGCGCTCCGCCGCGCGCACCGCGACCGCTCTCGTGTCGGGAGAGTCCGCCGCCCGCAGCGACCGGACCGTCGTGGTCGCCGACGCGGCCACCGACTACCGCGGCGAGACGGTCGGCGGCCAGATCATGCGGCCCGACGGCGCGCATCCGGTACTGCCGCCCGGGCTCGACCGGGCACCGGGGCCCGGCGAGATGTACGTGTCACCCGCGCTCGCCGACCTGCTGGCCTCGCCGGAGGGCCGGCTCCTCAAGGAGCGCCTGCCCCACCGGACGGTCGGCCTGATCACCGAGGCAGGGCTCCTCGATCCCGGCGAGCTCCGGTACTACGCGGGCAGTTCCACGCTGACCACAGAGACCGGCGGCCTGCGGACCGACGGCTACGGCGCAGGGCACGGCGGCAGACCCATGAGCCCCGTGCTCGTCGTCGTCATCGTGCTGGCCTGTGTGGTGCTGCTGGTGCCGGTGGCGGTCTTCATCGCGACCGCCTTCCGCTTCGGCGGCGAACTGCGCGACCGGCGCCTCGCCGCGCTGCGGCTGGTCGGCGCTGACGCGCGGACGACCCGCTGGATCGCGGCCGGCGAGGCCCTGTTCGGATCGGCGCTCGGCCTGGCCGCCGGCATCGGGATCTTCGCCCTGGCCCGTCGGCTCGCGGGTTCCGTGCGGGTGTGGGACCTGAGCGCGTTCCCCTCGGACGTCGTACCGGTGCCGCTGCTCGCCGCGCTGATCCTGCTCGCCGTGCCCGTGGTGGCGGTCGCGGTGACACTGTTCGCGATGAGGGCGCTGATGGTCGAGCCGCTGGGCGTCGTACGCCGGTCGGCGCCGTGGCGGCGCCGGCTGTGGTGGCGGCTGCTGATGCTGCCCGTGGGGATCGGCGTACTGATGGCGACCGGGACCGTCGGGGAGACGACGGAGGTCGTCGAACCCTGGCCGATCGCCGCCGGCACGCTGCTGGTGCTGTTCTCACTGACGGCACTGCTGCCCTGGCTGGTGGAGACGGCCGTCCGGCGGCTGCACGGCGGGCCGGTGGCCTGGCAACTGGCCGTCCGCAGACTGCAGCTGAGCAGCGGACCGGCGGTCAGGGCGGTCAGCGGCATCACGGTCGCGGTGGCCGGTGCCATCGCGCTGCAGATGGTGTTCGCCGGTGTCCACGACGACTTCAACCGGGTCACCGGGCTGCACGCGTCACGGGCGCAGATGAGGGTGACCGCCGAGTTCCCGAGCGTGGAACTGGCCGACGGGATGACGCACGCGTTGCGAGGGACGCCGGGTGTGCGAAGTGTCTTCGTCGTGGTGGAGGCGTACGTGACCAGCCCCGAGCCGGTCGCCGACGACGACATCCGGCCGACGACGGGGCTGACGGTCGCCGACTGCGCGACGCTCCGCGAGCTGGCGGAGATCGGCTCCTGCGCGGACGGCGACACGTTCGTCGCGCACCACGCGGGCAACCAGCCGCCGAACAGCTGGATCGACCGGACGGCCAGAAAAGGCAAGCCGGTCGACCTTGCCGGCGGCTCGTCGCGGGACGGCTCCGGGCCGCTGCCGTGGACGCTGCCGGAGGGCTCGCCGACGGTGATGCTGCGGTCGGACCCGATGGTCGGCGACTACTTCGGCATCCTCGCCACCCCGGGCGCGCTGGACGCGGCGACCATCCCCCGCGCCTGGACCACGGCGAGCGTGCGGATCGACGAGAGCGTGCGCGATGTGCGGGAGTCCGTCCGCAACACCGTCGCGCGGCTCGACCCCGCCGCACGGGTGGCGACGAGCCAGCGGATCGAACGGGACCGGCAGTACGAGAGTCTCCGCAGCGGACTGCTGGCCGCCGCGACCGCGACGATGGGCCTGATCGCCGCGTCGATGGCGGTCGCCCTGATCGAGCAGTTGCGGGAGCGCAGGCGCCTGCTGTCCGTGCTGGTGGCCTTCGGCACGCCGCGCTCCACCCTGGCCTGGTCGATCCTGTGGCAGACGGCCGTCACCGTGGTCCTCGGCACGGCGGTGGCGATCGCGGGCGGCGTCGGACTGGGCGCGGCGATGCTGCGCATGATCGGCAAACAGGTCACGCACTGGGGCGCGTTCGTGCCGGTGGCGGCGATGGGGGCGGGCCTGATCCTGGTCGTGACGCTGCTGAGCCTGCCGGCGCTGTGGCGGCTGATGCGGCCGGAGGGCCTGCGGACGGAGTGA
- a CDS encoding SPFH domain-containing protein produces the protein MPATSTIDQDRDQEQGRAADLPEMPGPQVREFAANSIGGGLALLLGLLGLAAGAALVVTATAFDSTGTKAVLITGGILVGIAAFLAMCGLNMVAPGEARVVQLFGRYRGTIRTDGLRWVNPFTSRAKISTRVRNHETAVLKVNDAYGNPIELAAVVVWKVEDTAQAMFEVDDFLEFVSTQTEAAVRHIAIEYPYDAHDEEGLSLRGNAEEITEKLAVELHARVEAAGVHIIESRFTHLAYAPEIASAMLQRQQAGAVVAARRQIVDGAVGMVEAALTRIAEDDIVELDGERKAAMVSNLMVVLCGDRAAQPVLNTGTLYQ, from the coding sequence ATGCCTGCTACCAGCACCATCGACCAGGACCGGGACCAGGAGCAGGGCCGGGCGGCCGACCTGCCGGAGATGCCCGGACCACAGGTCCGGGAGTTCGCCGCCAACAGCATCGGAGGCGGCCTGGCCCTGCTGCTCGGGCTGCTCGGACTGGCCGCCGGGGCGGCGCTCGTCGTCACCGCGACGGCGTTCGACTCCACCGGCACCAAGGCCGTACTGATCACCGGCGGCATCCTGGTCGGCATCGCCGCGTTCCTCGCCATGTGCGGACTGAACATGGTCGCGCCCGGCGAGGCCCGCGTCGTCCAGCTCTTCGGCCGCTACCGGGGCACGATCCGCACGGACGGGCTCCGCTGGGTCAACCCGTTCACCTCACGGGCCAAAATCTCGACCCGCGTGCGCAACCACGAGACGGCCGTACTGAAGGTCAACGACGCGTACGGCAACCCCATCGAGCTGGCCGCGGTGGTGGTGTGGAAGGTCGAGGACACCGCCCAGGCGATGTTCGAGGTGGACGACTTCCTCGAGTTCGTCTCCACGCAGACGGAAGCCGCGGTCCGGCACATCGCCATCGAGTACCCCTACGACGCCCACGACGAAGAGGGCCTGTCACTGCGCGGCAACGCGGAGGAGATCACCGAGAAGCTCGCCGTGGAGCTCCACGCACGGGTCGAGGCGGCCGGCGTCCACATCATCGAGTCCCGTTTCACCCACCTCGCCTACGCGCCCGAGATCGCCTCCGCGATGCTGCAGCGCCAGCAGGCGGGCGCGGTCGTCGCCGCCCGGCGCCAGATCGTCGACGGCGCCGTCGGCATGGTCGAGGCGGCCCTCACCCGGATCGCCGAGGACGACATCGTCGAACTGGACGGCGAGCGCAAGGCCGCGATGGTGTCCAACCTGATGGTCGTGCTGTGCGGCGACCGCGCGGCACAGCCGGTCCTCAACACGGGCACGCTCTACCAGTGA
- a CDS encoding ABC transporter ATP-binding protein — protein MIPSGSLLVADALRKSFGPTTALDGASFSVHPGEVVAVMGPSGSGKSTLLHCLAGIVRPDSGTVVYDGRELTALPDAERSALRRTDFGFVFQFGQLVPELSCVENVALPLRLSGVKRKAAERTALDWLERLEVEDAARKRPGDISGGQGQRVAVARALAPSPKVVFADEPTGALDSLNGERVMSLLTDAARLQNTAVVLVTHEARVAAYSDREIVVRDGRSRDPEFTV, from the coding sequence GTGATCCCCTCCGGCTCCCTGCTCGTCGCCGACGCACTGCGCAAGTCCTTCGGCCCGACCACCGCGCTCGACGGAGCCTCGTTCTCCGTCCACCCCGGTGAGGTCGTCGCCGTCATGGGGCCCTCCGGTTCCGGCAAGTCGACCCTGCTGCACTGCCTGGCCGGGATCGTCCGGCCCGACTCCGGCACCGTCGTGTACGACGGGCGCGAGCTCACCGCCCTGCCGGACGCGGAGCGCAGCGCGCTGCGGCGTACCGACTTCGGCTTCGTGTTCCAGTTCGGGCAGCTCGTACCGGAACTGAGCTGCGTGGAGAACGTGGCCCTGCCGCTGCGCCTGAGCGGCGTGAAGCGCAAGGCGGCCGAGCGCACCGCGCTCGACTGGCTCGAACGGCTGGAGGTCGAGGACGCGGCGCGCAAGCGGCCTGGCGACATCTCCGGTGGGCAGGGCCAGCGGGTCGCCGTGGCCCGCGCTCTGGCGCCGTCCCCCAAGGTCGTCTTCGCCGACGAACCCACCGGCGCCCTGGACTCGCTCAACGGCGAGCGGGTGATGTCCCTGCTCACGGACGCCGCCCGGCTGCAGAACACGGCCGTCGTCCTGGTCACGCACGAGGCGCGGGTCGCCGCGTACTCGGACCGGGAGATCGTCGTACGCGACGGCAGGTCACGCGATCCGGAGTTCACCGTATGA